From a region of the Calliphora vicina chromosome 4, idCalVici1.1, whole genome shotgun sequence genome:
- the a6 gene encoding protein a6, whose protein sequence is MAPKVPEKQHTQQQPPQQHHQHQQPLNNNSIVIKHSNPFHISAYTLCHNKRLKLKRSKYGEYLRNAYRNNRATPQKNNRKTEVYRQNLHYLQADVTIDLLSDDEAASSDAKNPVSVYPERMCLERAAILGLMPVERAKNPPPLVPISTNQRQMPQIKMTQQPLLLVSKPQQQPRKRKSRPQKRRSLPAPPKTPILMNSESIVLSDDSNDVPQIMLPPPSLPHTLSMGILQPPDLSVTCPTSSQIPCLPQQNTMQVDEEVTISLVPRSLNATACASRSSTLNTSNPAAAHQEVFPMLPDETTVHTVIANRIYELSLTKLREGLASCGIPEFADGQQKISPQRRKGMVQQPPVVSPPQAPISLKLSSDLSISLISDDEDETRHKNRQHEPILSPAFLQKLPVNVSIAPVPMRQQNTNHTTEPRKLKLG, encoded by the coding sequence ATGGCACCAAAAGTTCCCGAAAAACAACATACTCAACAACAACCGCCGCAACAACATCACCAACACCAGCAGCCGCTCAACAATAACTCAATAGTTATCAAACATTCCAATCCATTTCATATCTCAGCTTATACATTATGCcacaataaacgtttaaaattgAAACGTTCCAAATATGGGGAGTATTTACGGAATGCCTATCGCAACAATCGAGCTACCCCACAAAAGAACAATCGCAAGACTGAGGTGTATAGACAGAACTTGCATTATTTGCAGGCTGATGTGACCATTGATCTACTCTCCGACGACGAGGCAGCAAGTAGTGATGCAAAGAATCCTGTGAGTGTTTATCCTGAACGTATGTGTTTGGAAAGAGCGGCAATATTGGGTTTAATGCCCGTGGAGAGGGCAAAAAATCCGCCGCCTTTAGTGCCGATTTCAACTAATCAACGGCAAATGCCACAGATAAAGATGACACAGCAACCTCTATTATTGGTGTCCAAGCCACAACAACAACCTCGCAAACGTAAATCAAGACCTCAAAAGCGACGTTCATTGCCGGCTCCACCCAAGACTCCCATTCTAATGAATTCTGAATCTATAGTATTGAGCGATGATAGCAACGATGTGCCCCAGATAATGCTACCACCACCATCACTACCACATACATTGTCTATGGGGATATTACAGCCGCCTGATCTATCAGTGACATGTCCTACCTCCTCTCAAATACCCTGCCTGCCTCAACAAAATACCATGCAAGTCGATGAAGAGGTAACCATATCATTGGTGCCCCGTTCTCTAAACGCAACCGCATGTGCCAGTCGTAGTTCAACGCTAAATACTTCCAATCCTGCTGCGGCGCATCAGGAAGTATTTCCCATGCTACCCGATGAAACGACAGTTCATACCGTGATAGCCAATCGTATTTATGAATTGTCCCTTACCAAACTCAGAGAAGGTTTGGCTTCTTGCGGCATACCCGAATTCGCTGATGGCCAACAGAAAATATCACCGCAAAGACGTAAAGGTATGGTACAACAGCCACCTGTGGTATCACCGCCTCAGGCACCCATATCTCTAAAACTATCCAGCGATTTAAGCATTTCATTGATCTCAGACGATGAAGACGAAACCCGCCACAAGAATCGCCAGCATGAGCCCATACTTAGTCCCGCCTTTTTGCAAAAGTTACCTGTAAATGTGTCGATAGCACCGGTGCCCATGAGGCAACAAAACACTAATCATACAACAGAACCTAGAAAACTTAAATTGGGTTAA